In one Populus nigra chromosome 12, ddPopNigr1.1, whole genome shotgun sequence genomic region, the following are encoded:
- the LOC133668921 gene encoding fasciclin-like arabinogalactan protein 12, with protein sequence MKQQYSIFSFSMLLLSLCYINTFAQSPTAAPAQAPAVIVAQPPVATPTQAAAPHGITNVTKILEKAGHFMIFIRLLRSTQEENHLFSALNDSNTGITIFAPTDSAFSELKSGTLNTLSDGDKSELVKFHVVPTFLSTSQFQTVSNPLGTWAGTGSRLPLNVTSYPNSVNITTGLTNTSLSGTVYTDNQLAIYKIEKVLLPKDIFGSNAPAPAPVQAPAREKPTKAVPAANVESPVAPVDISSAVTFMHNNVVVGSLVIVAAAMFACNVEGF encoded by the coding sequence ATGAAGCAACAGTACTCAATCTTCTCATTTTCAATGCTCCTTCTTTCCCTTTGTTATATCAATACCTTTGCCCAGTCACCAACAGCAGCCCCAGCACAGGCACCAGCAGTAATCGTAGCACAACCTCCAGTCGCAACCCCAACACAGGCTGCTGCACCACACGGCATCACCAACGTCACCAAAATCCTTGAGAAGGCTGGCCACTTCATGATCTTTATCCGCCTTTTGAGATCCACCCAAGAGGAAAACCACTTGTTCTCCGCGCTCAATGATTCCAACACTGGTATAACCATCTTTGCACCGACAGATAGTGCATTTTCGGAACTCAAATCAGGAACTCTCAATACTCTAAGCGATGGAGACAAGTCTGAGTTGGTGAAGTTCCACGTAGTTCCAACATTTCTATCGACTTCCCAGTTCCAGACCGTAAGTAATCCTCTTGGAACATGGGCTGGAACAGGTAGTAGGTTACCACTTAATGTCACAAGTTATCCAAACTCGGTGAACATAACCACAGGACTTACCAATACAAGTTTATCTGGCACGGTTTACACGGACAACCAGCTAGCCATTTATAAGATCGAGAAGGTGCTACTTCCTAAGGACATTTTTGGATCCAATGCTCCAGCTCCAGCACCAGTACAGGCACCTGCACGAGAAAAACCTACTAAGGCGGTTCCTGCTGCTAATGTAGAGAGTCCTGTTGCTCCTGTGGATATATCTAGCGCAGTTACGTTTATGCATAATAATGTGGTTGTTGGATCACTCGTTATAGTTGCTGCTGCAATGTTTGCTTGTAATGTAGAAGGGTTTTGA
- the LOC133670000 gene encoding F-box/LRR-repeat protein At3g26922-like produces the protein MEEKPPATATATATATTVTNINDLPQDILIHILSFLPTLDTITTSLISTKWKPLWSLVPSLNFSYTHFPPYNNFSTTRQFFSEFIDRTLILKPQLPLKKFRLEFIYEDRYGYHVDSWVRYAIKNQVLELDLDFFIDKSFHIFEPEAKPNYDFPFSALRNSKVRVLKLCRCDLTLPANMESMNLWSMNEVYFDQVYMTDDTVLDLFKACPNIEVLKFEDCYGMENLRLCSEKLKRLDLSSFYTAERELHLELDCPNLVWLNIDCFEMGQFCVKNLSSLVEFHTFIVHGLEYYGQWCKVVKQLHRIAHIKHLVVQNWWLKLAPKDVFPKDFLLYNLKHLELQTGYTTYDLLGMAALLELCPNLETMNLDPLYKIVEDESLSEELLNKPINLFMPNLKEVRLKAYVPGQNQNQNQFISQFVSLLKKQGVVLEKIVLVSLYNGMSLPPVILRRRPPRAEVNEESSLHVEGSPER, from the exons atggaagaaaagccacccgccaccgccaccgccaccgccaccgccacaACAGTCACGAACATTAACGATCTCCCACAAGACATCCTGATCCACATCCTCTCTTTCCTCCCCACACTAGACACAATCACAACAAGCCTTATTTCCACAAAATGGAAACCTCTTTGGTCCTTAGTCCCGTCTCTAAACTTCTCTTACACTCATTTCCCTCCTTACAACAATTTCTCCACAACCCGCCAATTCTTTTCAGAATTCATTGACCGAACACTAATTCTCAAACCCCAGTTGCCCCTAAAAAAATTCAGGCTTGAATTCATCTATGAGGATAGGTATGGGTACCATGTTGATTCATGGGTACGTTATGCAATCAAGAACCAAGTTTTAGAACTTGATCTTGATTTCTTTATTGATAaaagttttcatatttttgaaCCAGAAGCAAAACCCAATTATGATTTCCCTTTTTCTGCTCTTAGAAACAGTAAAGTTAGAGTCTTGAAGCTGTGTAGATGTGATTTGACATTGCCTGCTAATATGGAAAGTATGAATCTCTGGTCAATGAATGAGGTTTACTTTGATCAGGTTTATATGACTGATGACACGGTTTTGGATTTGTTCAAAGCTTGTCCTAATATTGAGGTTTTAAAGTTTGAAGATTGTTATGGGATGGAGAATTTGAGGCTTTGTTCAGAGAAGTTGAAAAGGCTGGatctttctagtttttataCTGCCGAGAGAGAATTGCATTTGGAGCTTGATTGTCCTAATCTTGTTTGGTTGAATATTGATTGCTTTGAGATGGGACAGTTTTGTGTTAAAAATTTGTCTTCTTTGGTTGAGTTTCATACTTTTATTGTGCATGGATTGGAGTACTATGGTCAGTGGTGTAAAGTAGTGAAGCAGCTTCATCGAATTGCACACATCAAGCATCTCGTGGTGCAAAATTGGTGGCTTAAG CTTGCACCCAAGGATGTTTTTCCTAAAGATTTTCTGCTGTACAATCTTAAACATTTAGAGCTACAAACCGGCTATACGACATATGATCTTCTTGGCATGGCTGCATTGCTTGAGCTTTGCCCCAATCTTGAGACAATGAACCTTGATCCCCTATACAAGATAGTTGAAGAT GAGAGTTTATCAGAAGAACTCttaaataaaccaattaatCTCTTCATGCCAAACCTCAAGGAAGTCAGGCTGAAAGCATACGTCCCaggacaaaatcaaaatcaaaatcaatttattagtCAATTTGTGTCCCTCCTGAAAAAGCAAGGAGTTGTCCTAGAAAAGATTGTTCTAGTCTCTTTGTATAATGGGATGTCACTTCCTCCCGTAATTCTGCGTAGAAGGCCTCCAAGGGCTGAAGTTAACGAAGAATCTTCACTGCATGTTGAGGGAAGCCCTGAGCGCTGA
- the LOC133670276 gene encoding fasciclin-like arabinogalactan protein 12 translates to MKQQHSLSSFSFFLLLLHCANTFAQSPAATPAQAPAAVVAQPPAATPTQAAQPHGITNVTKILEKAGHFTIFIRLLRSTQEENHLFSALNDSSSGVTIFAPTDSAFSELKSGTLNTLSDGDKSELVKFHVVPTFLSTSQFQTVSNPLGTWAGTGSRLPLNVTSYPNSVNITTGLTNTSLSGTVYTDNQLAIYKIEKVLLPKDIFASKAPAPAPVAPAPEKPTKAVPAANVESPVAPVDISGAVMFTRNNVVGSVGIVAAAMFAL, encoded by the coding sequence ATGAAGCAACAGCACTCACTCtcctctttttcattttttcttcttttactcCATTGTGCTAATACCTTTGCTCAGTCACCAGCTGCAACCCCAGCACAGGCACCAGCAGCAGTTGTAGCACAACCTCCAGCTGCAACCCCAACACAGGCAGCTCAGCCACACGGCATCACAAACGTCACCAAAATCCTTGAGAAGGCTGGACATTTCACGATCTTTATCCGCCTTTTGAGATCCACCCAAGAGGAAAACCACTTATTCTCCGCGCTTAATGATTCAAGCTCTGGTGTAACCATCTTTGCACCAACAGATAGTGCATTTTCGGAACTCAAATCAGGAACTCTCAATACTCTAAGTGATGGTGACAAGTCTGAGTTGGTGAAGTTCCATGTAGTTCCAACATTCCTATCCACTTCCCAGTTTCAGACTGTAAGTAATCCTCTAGGAACATGGGCTGGAACAGGTAGTAGGTTACCACTTAACGTAACAAGTTATCCAAACTCGGTGAACATAACCACAGGACTTACCAATACAAGTTTATCTGGCACGGTATACACGGACAACCAGCTAGCCATTTATAAGATTGAGAAGGTGCTACTTCCTAAGGACATTTTTGCTTCTAAGGCCCCAGCTCCAGCACCAGTAGCACCCGCACCAGAAAAGCCTACTAAGGCAGTTCCTGCAGCTAATGTTGAGAGTCCTGTTGCTCCAGTGGATATATCTGGCGCAGTCATGTTCACGCGTAATAATGTGGTGGGATCAGTTGGCATAGTTGCTGCTGCAATGTTTGCTCTGTAA
- the LOC133670158 gene encoding indole-3-acetic acid-amido synthetase GH3.6-like, whose product MPEEAPMKNLVCEKSRKALQFIEDVTRNADEVQRKVLAEILSRNANVEYLQRYGLNGNKADRETFKKVMPAVSYEDLKPDIDRIANGDTSQIICSQPISEFLTSSGTSAGERKLMPTIEEELGRRSLLYSLLMPVMNQFVPGLDRGKGMYFLFIKSEAKTPGGLLARPVLTSYYKSSYFRDRPYDPYTNYTSPNETILCQDSYQSMYSQLLCGLYQNYDVLRVGAVFASGFIRAIKFLEKHWILLCNDIRNGTIDPKISDPSVREAVLKILKPNQKLSDFIEAECTRESWKGIITRLWPNTKYIDVIVTGTMSQYIPTLDYYCDGLPLVCTMYASSECYFGLNLNPLSKPSEVSYTLIPTMAYFEFLPVNRKNGLINSITAPTSLDQKKDQELVDLVDVKLGEEYELVITTYAGLYRYRVGDILRVAGFKNKAPQFNFVCRKNVVLSIDSDKTDEVELQNAVQNAANHLLPFGASLTEYTSYADTSKIPGHYVLFWEICLSGTTPIPPSVFEDCCLAIEESLNSVYRQGRVSDKSIGPLEIRITERGAFDKLMDFALSQGASINQYKAPRCVKYAPIIELLNSRVVSNYISPKCPKWVPGHKQWCTPN is encoded by the exons ATGCCTGAAGAAGCTCCTATGAAAAACTTGGTTTGTGAAAAAAGTAGAAAGGCTTTACAGTTTATTGAAGATGTTACACGTAATGCTGATGAGGTGCAAAGAAAGGTTCTTGCTGAAATCCTCTCTAGGAATGCAAATGTTGAGTATTTGCAGAGATATGGCCTGAATGGGAACAAAGCAGACAGAGAAACTTTCAAGAAAGTGATGCCTGCTGTCAGTTATGAGGATCTGAAGCCAGATATTGATCGTATTGCTAATGGAGATACTTCTCAAATCATATGTTCCCAGCCCATTTCAGAGTTCTTGACAAG TTCTGGTACATCTGCTGGAGAAAGGAAACTGATGCCAACAATTGAGGAAGAGCTGGGAAGAAGATCATTGCTATATAGCCTATTGATGCCAGTGATGAATCAATTTGTTCCAGGTTTGGATAGAGGAAAAGGGATGTACTTTTTGTTCATAAAATCAGAAGCTAAGACTCCTGGAGGATTATTGGCACGTCCAGTTTTAACTAGCTATTACAAAAGTTCATACTTCAGAGATAGGCCTTATGATCCATACACCAACTATACTAGCCCAAATGAAACCATTCTCTGCCAGGATTCTTACCAGAGTATGTACTCTCAATTGCTTTGTGGCCTTTATCAAAACTATGATGTTCTTCGAGTCGGTGCAGTCTTTGCTTCTGGGTTCATTAGGGCAATTAAGTTCCTTGAAAAACATTGGATTTTGCTTTGCAATGATATCCGGAATGGAACAATTGACCCCAAAATAAGTGACCCTTCAGTAAGAGAGGCTGTTTTGAAAATTCTCAAACCCAACCAGAAACTATCTGATTTTATTGAGGCTGAATGTACCAGAGAGTCGTGGAAAGGGATCATAACTAGGTTGTGGCCTAACACCAAGTATATTGATGTTATTGTCACAGGGACAATGTCACAGTATATTCCTACACTTGACTATTACTGTGATGGCCTCCCCCTAGTTTGCACCATGTATGCTTCTTCTGAATGTTACTTTGGCCTTAACCTGAATCCTTTGTCTAAGCCAAGTGAAGTTTCTTACACCCTCATCCCCACCATGGCCTACTTTGAGTTCTTGCCCGTGAACCGAAAGAATGGACTTATAAATTCAATCACTGCACCGACATCCCTTGATCAGAAGAAAGACCAGGAATTGGTTGATCTTGTTGATGTCAAACTAGGTGAAGAATATGAGCTTGTTATCACCACCTATGCAG gtctTTATCGGTATCGAGTGGGGGACATACTTCGTGTGGCTGGATTCAAGAACAAGGCTCCTCAATTCAACTTTGTATGTAGAAAAAATGTTGTTCTCAGCATTGATTCTGATAAGACTGACGAAGTTGAGCTGCAAAATGCAGTGCAGAATGCAGCTAACCATCTTTTACCATTCGGTGCATCTCTCACAGAATATACAAGCTATGCTGACACATCAAAGATACCTGGTCACTATGTATTATTCTGGGAGATCTGCCTTAGTGGAACAACTCCTATTCCTCCTTCAGTTTTTGAAGACTGTTGCCTTGCTATTGAAGAATCACTCAACAGTGTTTACCGCCAAGGCCGAGTCTCAGATAAGTCCATTGGCCCTCTAGAGATAAGGATAACTGAGAGGGGGGCATTTGACAAGCTTATGGACTTCGCTTTAAGCCAAGGTGCATCAATAAATCAGTACAAGGCTCCAAGGTGTGTTAAATACGCACCGATTATCGAGCTTCTCAACTCAAGGGTTGTGTCAAATTACATCAGTCCAAAATGCCCGAAATGGGTTCCTGGTCATAAGCAATGGTGCACTCCAAACTGA
- the LOC133668936 gene encoding fasciclin-like arabinogalactan protein 12 produces MKQQHSIFSFSMLLLSLCYINTFSQSPTAAPAQAPAVVVAQPPVATPTQAAAPHGITNVTKILEKAGHFTIFIRLLRSTQEENHLFSALNDSNTGLTIFAPTDSAFSELKSGTLNTLSDGDKSELVKFHVVPTFLSTSQFQTVSNPLGTWAGTGSRLPLNVTSYPNSVNITTGLTNTSLSGTVYTDNQLAIYKIEKVLLPKDIFGSNAPAPAPVQAPAREKPTKAVPAANVESPVAPVDISSAVTFMHNNVVVGSLVIVAAAMFACNVEGF; encoded by the coding sequence atgaagCAACAGCACTCAATCTTCTCATTTTCAATGCTCCTTCTTTCCCTTTGTTATATCAATACCTTTTCCCAGTCACCAACAGCAGCCCCAGCACAGGCACCAGCAGTAGTCGTAGCACAACCTCCAGTCGCAACCCCAACACAGGCTGCTGCACCACACGGCATCACCAACGTCACCAAAATACTTGAGAAAGCTGGCCACTTCACGATCTTTATCCGCCTTTTGAGATCCACCCAAGAGGAAAACCACTTGTTCTCCGCGCTCAATGATTCCAACACTGGTTTAACCATCTTTGCACCGACAGATAGTGCATTTTCGGAACTCAAATCAGGAACTCTCAATACTCTAAGCGATGGAGACAAGTCTGAGTTGGTGAAGTTCCATGTAGTTCCAACATTTCTATCGACTTCCCAGTTCCAGACCGTAAGTAATCCTCTTGGAACATGGGCTGGAACAGGTAGTAGGTTACCACTTAATGTCACAAGTTATCCAAACTCGGTGAACATAACCACAGGACTTACCAATACAAGTTTATCTGGCACGGTTTACACGGACAACCAGCTAGCCATTTATAAGATCGAGAAGGTGCTACTTCCTAAGGACATTTTTGGATCCAATGCTCCAGCTCCAGCACCAGTACAGGCACCTGCACGAGAAAAACCTACTAAGGCGGTTCCTGCTGCTAATGTAGAGAGTCCTGTTGCTCCTGTGGATATATCTAGCGCAGTTACGTTTATGCATAATAATGTGGTTGTTGGATCACTCGTTATAGTTGCTGCTGCAATGTTTGCTTGTAATGTAGAAGGGTTTTGA
- the LOC133669277 gene encoding putative F-box/FBD/LRR-repeat protein At4g03220, producing the protein METRSTKRKKLWFASNNEGDNDIDRISDLPDAILHHILLLLPLKSIAQTSVLSQRWRSLWSSFPDLDFTTMNPSKAICSTPKLKTKRWWSSMDFIANVLALRDKHSDLRALRFRAHLSFSHLNGLIRRAIRCNVQELDVEVATGDYFNFPRGVITSESLRVLKLRSRYPGFRLLPSSVMTIGFPSLLTLSLSLVILYEQSSLLDLFTESSFPCLKNLNLDACFGMKHLKVCCRALEDLTIENCFQLHSLDICSAKLENLRVASCFDAYSDKTWFKVNAPRLRSISWEYNSITASSSLVNLTSLHEASVGFSLLHENLSVEKLQSVCNFLSGLSHVHSLTLDSQCVEILSNKNDIINLLHPFNNLKVLELHTGFEKNNVPGLAFLFRSSPTLHTLILKIINDFKTERRQWNRDLWDLSTSAEEQYWESQLQALRPFLDHLKVVKIHGFLECENEVSLAKFLLKHGKDLQEMTLCTANCCNFKDSLRRQKVRSQIMGFSWASSNAKIVFLLSS; encoded by the exons ATGGAAACAAGATCCACCAAGAGAAAAAAGTTGTGGTTTGCATCAAATAATGAAGGTGATAATGACATTGACAGGATCAGCGATCTCCCTGATGCTATCCTCCATCACATTCTCTTGCTTCTTCCCCTTAAATCCATTGCTCAAACCAGTGTCTTATCTCAAAGATGGAGATCTCTCTGGTCCTCATTTCCTGACCTTGATTTCACCACAATGAACCCTAGTAAGGCCATTTGTTCTACACCAAAGCTTAAAACAAAAAGATGGTGGTCTTCGATGGACTTCATCGCCAATGTCCTAGCTCTCCGTGACAAGCATTCTGATCTAAGAGCCCTTCGCTTTCGTGCACATTTGAGTTTCTCCCATCTAAATGGTTTGATCCGAAGAGCAATTAGGTGTAACGTGCAAGAACTTGATGTGGAAGTCGCCACCGGTGATTACTTCAATTTCCCTCGAGGAGTCATAACGAGTGAATCTTTGCGGGTTCTCAAACTGAGATCTCGGTATCCCGGTTTTAGATTGCTTCCATCTTCGGTAATGACTATTGGGTTTCCATCACTCCTCACATTGTCACTATCACTTGTCATTTTATATGAACAATCCTCCCTCTTGGACTTGTTTACAGAATCGTCATTTCCTTGTCTAAAGAATCTTAATCTCGATGCTTGTTTTGGGATGAAACATCTCAAGGTTTGTTGTCGAGCCCTTGAAGATTTAACAATAGAGAATTGTTTTCAGCTACATAGTTTGGACATTTGTTCTGCAAAATTGGAAAATTTAAGAGTTGCAAGCTGTTTTGATGCATACAGTGATAAGACATGGTTTAAGGTTAATGCACCAAGGCTTAGGAGCATTTCGTGGGAATATAATTCTATTACTGCTAGCAGTTCTCTAGTGAACTTGACCTCTCTGCATGAGGCCTCTGTTGGTTTCTCTCTACTTCATGAAAATTTGAGCGTGGAAAAGCTTCAGAGTGTGTGCAATTTTTTATCTGGACTCTCTCATGTCCATAGTTTAACTCTTGATAGCCAATGTGTTGAG ATTCTATCAAACAAGAACGATATTATAAACCTTCTCCATCCATTTAACAACCTTAAGGTTCTGGAGTTGCATACCGGTTTCGAGAAAAATAATGTACCAGGATTAGCATTCCTATTCAGGAGCTCTCCCACGTTGCACACACTCATCCTCAAGATCATCAATGACTTCAAGACTGAAAGAAGA cAATGGAATAGGGACTTGTGGGACTTGTCTACCTCTGCAGAGGAGCAATATTGGGAATCCCAACTCCAAGCTTTAAGGCCTTTCCTAGACCACCTCAAGGTAGTAAAGATACATGGATTCTTAGAGTGTGAAAACGAAGTTAGCCTAGCAAAGTTTTTGCTCAAGCATGGTAAGGACTTGCAAGAAATGACACTTTGCACAGCAAATTGTTGCAACTTTAAGGATTCTCTTCGGCGACAAAAAGTTCGGTCACAAATAATGGGATTCTCTTGGGCTTCTTCTAATGCTAAAATTGTATTCTTACTGTCCTCTTAA
- the LOC133670265 gene encoding fasciclin-like arabinogalactan protein 12: MKQQYSISSISVFLLFLHYTNTFAQSPAAAPAQAPAVVVAQPPAATPTQAAAPHGITNVTKILEKAGHFTIFIRLLRSTQEENHLFSALNDSSSGVTIFAPTDSAFSELKSGTLNTLSDGDKSELVKFHVVPTFLSTSQFQTVSNPLGTWAGTGSRLPLNVTSYPNSVNITTGLTNTSLSGTVYTDNQLAIYKIEKVLLPKDIFASKAPAPAPVAPAPEKPTKAVPAANVESPVAPVDISGAVMFTRNNVFGSAGAVAAAIFAL; the protein is encoded by the coding sequence ATGAAGCAACAGTACTCAATCTCCTCCATTTcagttttccttcttttcctcCACTATACCAATACCTTTGCCCAGTCACCAGCAGCAGCCCCAGCGCAGGCACCAGCAGTAGTCGTAGCACAACCCCCAGCCGCAACTCCAACACAGGCAGCTGCTCCACACGGCATCACCAACGTCACCAAAATCCTTGAGAAGGCTGGCCACTTCACGATCTTTATCCGCCTTTTGAGATCCACCCAAGAGGAAAACCACTTGTTCTCCGCGCTTAATGATTCAAGCTCTGGTGTAACCATCTTTGCACCAACAGACAGTGCATTTTCGGAACTCAAATCAGGAACTCTCAATACTCTAAGTGATGGAGACAAGTCTGAGTTGGTGAAGTTCCATGTAGTTCCAACATTTCTATCCACTTCCCAGTTTCAGACTGTAAGTAATCCTCTTGGAACATGGGCTGGAACAGGTAGTAGGTTACCACTTAACGTAACAAGTTATCCAAACTCGGTGAACATAACCACAGGACTTACCAATACAAGTTTATCTGGCACGGTATACACGGACAACCAGCTAGCCATTTATAAGATTGAGAAGGTGCTACTTCCTAAGGACATTTTTGCTTCTAAGGCCCCAGCTCCAGCACCAGTAGCACCCGCACCAGAAAAGCCTACTAAGGCAGTTCCTGCAGCTAATGTTGAGAGTCCTGTTGCTCCAGTGGATATATCTGGCGCAGTCATGTTCACGCGTAATAACGTGTTTGGATCAGCTGGTGCAGTTGCTGCTGCAATCTTTGCTTTATAA
- the LOC133669989 gene encoding cell division control protein 48 homolog C, which yields MGSGRRRSGGGGGGSGGGRNQRLLKHHIDTCNKKFTTTDDIVHHLRNSYPNYRRMELKTLTRLVQQTQNQQTPPPKKFRKHELETESDSDDEEANLSTTVSKKQKRIDESEEKLMQIENAYSRRRSRNRGPILVSSSDTESSSESDSDSSTSLEPPKFDLMKSMLRESYGVAEKNMEVELANDRKESITSKVDMIQRNRGVGKRKGEDLEGSLGKLKGGLGEDAKGKEGGPRFKDLGGLSGILEELEMEVFLPLYHPNVPLRLGVSPISGILLHGPPGCGKTKLAHAIANETGVPFYKISATEVVSGVSGASEENIRDLFSKAYRTAPSIIFIDEIDAIASKRENLQREMERRIVTQLMTCMDEHHRLGQSSDDSSSSESSNRIPGNVLVIGATNRPDAVDPALRRPGRFDREINLGVPDEKARVQILSVLTKNCTLEGSLDILQIARSTPGFVGADLNALVNTAGNLAMRRVASRRKSELSGQLTEKEDNEDWWKQPWSPEEMEKLAITMADFEKAAKLVQPSSKREGFSTIPNVKWEDVGGLDDIRDEFDLYIISRIKYPDDYQKFGVNLETGILLYGPPGCGKTMIAKAAANEAGANFIHVKGPELLNKYVGESELAVRTLFSRARTCSPCIIFFDEVDALTTMRGKEGGWVVERLLNQLLIELDGADQRPGIFIIGATNRPEVMDPAVLRPGRFGKLLYVPLPSSEDRGLILKALAKGKPIDPSVDLAAIGQMEACKNFSGADLRKLMEEAAMTALKEAKRQRCLNETSVTITAAQNEPAVNITATHFEQALGKISPSVSEKQIQYYKAWSESFKAT from the exons ATGGGAAgcggaagaagaagaagcggcGGTGGTGGCGGGGGAAGCGGGGGAGGAAGAAACCAAAGACTGCTTAAACACCACATAGACACCTGTAACAAAAAATTCACCACAACAGACGACATAGTCCACCACCTCCGCAATAGCTACCCCAATTACCGCCGCATGGAACTCAAAACCCTAACTCGCCTCGTCCAGCAAACCCAAAACCAACAAACACCGCCGCCGAAGAAATTCAGAAAACATGAATTGGAAACAGAATCCGATTCCGACGACGAAGAAGCAAACCTTAGCACGACTGTGAGTAAGAAGCAGAAGCGAATTGATGAGAGTGAAGAGAAATTGATGCAGATTGAAAATGCGTATTCTAGAAGAAGGAGTCGAAATCGGGGCCCGATTTTGGTTTCGAGTTCGGATACGGAGTCCAGTTCGGAGTCGGATTCGGATTCTTCGACGTCATTAGAGCCACCGAAGTTTGATTTGATGAAATCAATGTTAAGGGAAAGTTATGGAGTGGCGGAGAAAAATATGGAAGTTGAGCTTGCTAATGATAGAAAAGAAAGTATTACTAGTAAAGTTGACATGATTCAGAGAAATAGAGGGGTAGGAAAGCGAAAAGGAGAGGACTTGGAGGGTAGTTTGGGGAAACTGAAAGGTGGGCTTGGTGAGGATGCGAAGGGGAAGGAAGGGGGGCCGAGGTTTAAGGATTTAGGGGGTTTGAGTGGGATTTTAGAGGAGTTGGAAATGGAGGTGTTTTTGCCATTGTATCATCCAAATGTGCCGCTGAGACTTGGGGTTAGTCCTATAAGTGGGATTTTGTTACATGGGCCACCTGGGTGTGGGAAGACTAAGTTGGCTCATGCTATTGCGAATGAGACTGGGGTGCCTTTTTACAAGATTTCTGCTACTGAGGTTGTTTCTGGTGTTTCAG GTGCATCAGAAGAAAATATCCGAGATCTTTTCTCTAAAGCATACAGGACTGCACCATCTATCATTTTTATTGATGAGATTGATGCAATTGCTTCAAAGAGAGAGAATTTACAGAGAGAGATGGAGAGAAGGATTGTGACACAATTGATGACTTGCATGGATGAACATCACAGGCTAGGACAGTCATCTGATGACAGTTCAAGTTCAGAAAGCTCCAATCGAATACCTGGAAATGTTCTTGTTATTGGAGCTACAAATAGGCCTGACGCTGTTGACCCTGCACTAAGGAGGCCTGGGAGATTTGATCGCGAGATTAATTTAGGTGTTCCGGATGAGAAAGCTAGGGTTCAAATTCTTTCAGTGCTTACTAAAAATTGTACTCTTGAGGGTTCTCTTGATATTTTGCAAATAGCTAGGTCTACACCAGGTTTTGTTGGAGCTGATTTGAATGCTTTGGTTAACACGGCTGGTAATCTTGCAATGAGGAGAGTTGCTTCCAGGAGAAAATCTGAGCTATCAGGACAATTGACAGAGAAGGAAGACAATGAGGATTGGTGGAAGCAACCTTGGTCGCCTGAGGAGATGGAAAAGCTTGCCATCACAATGGCTGATTTCGAG AAAGCAGCCAAGCTAGTTCAGCCCTCATCGAAAAGAGAAGGATTCTCTACTATCCCTAATGTCAAATGGGAAGATGTCGGTGGCCTTGATGATATAAGGGATGAGTTTGACCTCTATATCATTAGTCGTATAAAGTATCCTGATGATTATCAG AAATTTGGAGTGAATTTAGAGACAGGGATTTTGCTCTACGGACCTCCTGGCTGTGGCAAAACAATGATCGCTAAGGCTGCTGCTAACGAGGCAGGAGCTAACTTCATTCATGTGAAG GGTCCTGAACTTCTGAATAAGTATGTTGGAGAAAGCGAACTGGCTGTCAGGACGTTATTCAGTCGTGCAAGAACGTGCTCGCCATGCATAATCTTCTTCGATGAG GTGGATGCTTTGACAACAATGCGTGGAAAAGAAGGGGGGTGGGTCGTTGAGAGGCTCTTAAATCAG TTGCTTATAGAGTTAGATGGTGCAGATCAGCGCCCtggtatttttatcattggTGCCACTAACAG ACCTGAGGTGATGGACCCTGCTGTCCTGCGGCCTGGTAGGTTTGGCAAACTTCTTTATGTCCCTCTGCCAAGTTCAGAGGACCGTGGATTGATCTTAAAGGCTCTCGCTAAAGGAAAACCTATTGATCCTAGTGTCGACTTGGCTGCCATCGGTCAAATGGAGGCTTGTAAAAATTTTAGCGGGGCTGATCTTAGGAAGCTG ATGGAGGAAGCCGCAATGACTGCTTTGAAGGAGGCCAAGAGACAAAGATGTTTGAATGAGACTTCAGTAACAATCACGGCCGCACAAAATGAGCCAGCAGTTAATATCACAGCCACTCATTTTGAGCAAGCCCTTGGTAAAATTTCACCATCCGTGTCAGAGAAG CAAATACAATATTACAAAGCTTGGTCAGAGAGTTTCAAAGCAACATGA